In the Halodesulfovibrio aestuarii DSM 17919 = ATCC 29578 genome, one interval contains:
- the tsaA gene encoding tRNA (N6-threonylcarbamoyladenosine(37)-N6)-methyltransferase TrmO: MTAEVQFIGRVRTQFDDLEKCPKQGNEGGKEAWVEVAPEFVNALAGLTVGQSIDLLTWFHKADRTTMKVHPRGDRSRPERGVFSTRSPARPNPIGVHTVTILEITENKVRVEPLEALDKTPLIDIKKTPTPANLITPVDIRHQDIDEITQVCRSAWSRRLFSGFNGNASVRLGDACLMTATGSAKGCLEPKDFVLVDIASGKILAGSKPSSEGEMHLEIYRNQPNAHAILHTHPPKILALGVLVEPAKMLKLPIFETDLIGSRMTTAPAFAPGTVELAQATGKAAITHDAVYMEKHGLVCWADTLGHALSLSEELEHLASIHVDVVR; encoded by the coding sequence ATGACAGCAGAAGTTCAATTTATCGGTAGAGTTCGAACTCAATTTGATGATCTGGAAAAATGCCCGAAACAAGGCAACGAAGGCGGTAAAGAAGCATGGGTCGAAGTTGCTCCGGAGTTTGTTAATGCCTTAGCCGGACTAACTGTTGGACAAAGTATTGATCTGCTCACATGGTTTCATAAAGCGGATAGGACGACGATGAAGGTTCATCCCCGTGGAGATCGGTCCCGTCCGGAACGTGGTGTTTTTTCTACCCGTTCTCCAGCCCGTCCAAACCCGATTGGTGTTCATACTGTAACCATTCTTGAAATTACAGAGAACAAAGTCCGTGTGGAACCACTTGAGGCGTTAGATAAAACTCCACTTATTGACATCAAAAAGACACCTACCCCCGCTAATCTAATTACTCCGGTGGATATTCGTCATCAGGATATAGACGAAATCACACAGGTATGCCGCAGTGCATGGAGTCGACGACTTTTTTCAGGATTCAACGGCAATGCATCTGTCCGTCTGGGTGACGCTTGTCTTATGACAGCAACAGGCTCTGCAAAAGGATGCCTTGAACCAAAAGATTTTGTGCTGGTCGATATTGCCAGTGGCAAAATCTTAGCTGGAAGCAAACCCTCTTCTGAGGGCGAAATGCATTTGGAAATTTATCGAAACCAGCCTAACGCACATGCTATTCTACACACTCATCCACCAAAGATTCTTGCCCTTGGTGTACTTGTAGAACCAGCTAAGATGCTGAAGCTCCCAATTTTTGAAACAGATTTAATAGGCTCCCGTATGACTACTGCTCCTGCTTTTGCACCGGGTACTGTGGAACTTGCACAGGCAACAGGAAAAGCCGCCATAACGCACGATGCTGTGTACATGGAAAAACACGGACTCGTATGTTGGGCAGACACCTTAGGGCACGCACTTTCTCTTAGCGAAGAACTGGAGCATCTGGCCTCTATCCACGTAGATGTAGTTCGTTAG
- the thiL gene encoding thiamine-phosphate kinase — translation MTHKLSSEVAFLDCIDRHFPNSHAHLIIGRGDDCAVLACPERICLSSDLFLEDIHFREQYFSPEDIGYKALAVSLSDIAASGATPLGFSLDLMIPEGRNPAYWDDFFGGMASLAQKYNVPLAGGDLSKSPILGTSVTIWGAPTRTAGGTPVFLSRTGCSEGDIIFLVGTLGLARTGLYALESIGRNAVDEYPAATGAHLRPVPQLEAGQLLSAYSGITLMDLSDGLARDLPRLLGEKTTASADKPSAKGASINITTDMLHAEQLSYALEKNLDPVLEAFKGGEDYALLGTCPASIFAELSVKLPQIQKLGIVTNNGKIIMNGQPVTEHGFDHFA, via the coding sequence ATGACGCATAAATTATCTTCCGAAGTTGCTTTCTTAGATTGTATTGACCGACATTTTCCAAACAGCCACGCCCACCTCATCATCGGGCGCGGTGACGACTGCGCGGTTCTCGCATGTCCGGAACGCATCTGCTTATCATCAGATCTGTTTCTCGAAGATATCCATTTTCGCGAACAATACTTTTCCCCCGAGGACATCGGCTACAAAGCTCTCGCTGTCAGCCTTAGTGACATTGCAGCATCTGGTGCAACGCCGCTCGGATTCTCGCTCGACCTTATGATTCCGGAAGGACGGAATCCGGCTTACTGGGATGACTTCTTCGGCGGAATGGCAAGCCTTGCACAAAAATACAATGTACCGCTTGCGGGTGGTGATCTTTCCAAGTCGCCCATTTTAGGTACATCAGTAACCATATGGGGAGCACCAACCCGTACCGCAGGCGGAACACCAGTTTTCCTCAGCCGCACTGGCTGTTCCGAAGGGGACATCATTTTCCTTGTAGGGACACTTGGACTTGCACGCACTGGACTTTACGCGCTCGAAAGCATTGGTCGTAACGCTGTGGATGAGTACCCTGCAGCAACCGGCGCACATCTGCGCCCTGTACCGCAGCTTGAAGCCGGGCAACTTCTTTCCGCGTATAGCGGCATAACACTCATGGATTTATCCGACGGACTTGCACGTGATCTTCCGCGGTTGCTCGGTGAAAAAACCACAGCATCGGCAGATAAACCGTCCGCAAAAGGCGCAAGCATCAATATTACAACAGATATGCTGCACGCTGAGCAACTATCCTACGCGTTGGAAAAGAATCTCGACCCTGTACTCGAAGCCTTCAAAGGCGGTGAGGATTATGCGCTTCTTGGGACCTGCCCTGCTTCCATCTTTGCGGAACTAAGTGTAAAACTTCCTCAAATACAGAAACTCGGCATCGTTACCAACAATGGGAAAATTATCATGAATGGGCAACCAGTTACAGAACATGGATTTGACCATTTTGCATAG
- a CDS encoding ATP-dependent helicase: MIDYKNELNPAQYDAATTLEGPMLVIAGAGSGKTRTLVYRLANMIEQGVSPHEILLLTFTRKASQEMLQRAAELLGQSVGNITGGTFHAFAYSVLRQNPPAEYEGSLSIMDSADANGALKYCKDTLAIGKGDKSFPKIQTVMGMLSKSRNKEMDLHDILRREAFHLAAYRDDIANIGSEYEQYKAQHGLLDYDDLLFKLEQLLTVNKEVREYYQQRFKYIMVDEYQDTNLVQARIVRLLAGGHGNVMAVGDDAQSIYAFRGANVQNILDFPKLFAGCKMVKLEENYRSIQPILDLTNSILAEAPQAFQKNLFSNKKDGRKPEVLIPLSDLTQAKMVVDKIGKLRKKYKNKEIAVLFRAGYQSYHVEMQLNKLGLKFRKYGGLKYSDAAHVKDVMSYVRLLMNPLDLPAFHRLTANIKGVGPKTSIRIYEATQAEDPNKLKKALVRYPELREDLDLIDSLRRQRLEPVELLEEVLAHYKPKLKTIYPDDYPRREHGLEQLVQIASGYSDIELFLSDLSLEDPTQRQEEEEQDLITLSTIHSAKGLEWDAVLIIDLVEDRFPSRHAVQKADEFEEERRLMYVACTRARKYLGLFVPSSLYARGTGGNEPAIPSPFVRDIPGSLYEEWRENYSGTVTQTARPTSTPPHRTPQKNGAKTSAPSTSGAATSSVSGGKLGHCTHKIFGRGKIIQHLPPDKYRVNFPGFGLKVIMEAYLVMED; this comes from the coding sequence ATGATCGACTACAAAAATGAATTGAACCCTGCCCAGTACGATGCGGCAACGACTCTTGAAGGCCCTATGCTTGTTATTGCGGGTGCCGGTTCCGGCAAAACCCGTACGCTTGTATACCGTCTTGCAAATATGATTGAACAAGGCGTCTCGCCGCACGAGATCCTGTTACTCACATTTACCCGCAAAGCCTCGCAGGAAATGCTCCAACGTGCCGCCGAACTGCTCGGACAATCTGTCGGCAACATTACCGGCGGAACATTCCACGCATTTGCCTATTCAGTTCTACGCCAGAATCCTCCGGCAGAGTACGAAGGCTCTCTTTCCATTATGGACTCTGCGGATGCTAACGGTGCACTCAAGTACTGCAAGGACACGCTTGCTATCGGCAAGGGAGACAAGTCATTTCCTAAGATCCAGACTGTTATGGGAATGCTCTCCAAAAGCCGTAACAAAGAAATGGATCTGCATGACATACTTCGCCGTGAAGCATTCCACCTTGCCGCATACCGCGATGACATTGCCAACATCGGTTCAGAATATGAACAGTACAAAGCGCAACACGGTCTGCTTGATTATGATGACCTGCTCTTTAAACTTGAACAACTTCTCACTGTGAACAAAGAAGTACGCGAATACTATCAGCAGCGCTTCAAGTACATTATGGTGGACGAATATCAGGATACCAACCTCGTTCAGGCTCGTATCGTCCGCCTTCTCGCTGGTGGTCATGGCAATGTTATGGCTGTAGGCGACGATGCACAGTCCATTTACGCATTCCGTGGCGCGAACGTGCAGAACATTCTTGATTTTCCTAAGCTGTTCGCAGGTTGCAAAATGGTTAAACTGGAAGAAAACTATCGTTCCATCCAGCCTATTCTCGACTTAACCAACTCCATTCTTGCAGAAGCGCCGCAGGCGTTTCAAAAAAACCTGTTTTCCAACAAGAAAGACGGAAGAAAGCCGGAAGTACTCATTCCTCTCTCTGACCTGACACAGGCAAAAATGGTCGTAGATAAAATCGGTAAGCTACGCAAAAAATACAAGAACAAAGAAATTGCAGTTCTGTTCCGTGCAGGCTACCAGTCCTACCATGTAGAAATGCAGCTTAACAAACTGGGCTTGAAATTCCGTAAATACGGTGGGCTGAAATACTCAGACGCTGCGCATGTTAAAGACGTTATGAGCTACGTACGTCTGCTCATGAACCCGCTCGACTTGCCGGCATTCCACCGCCTCACCGCCAACATTAAAGGTGTAGGCCCAAAAACTTCTATTCGCATTTACGAAGCCACACAGGCAGAAGATCCGAACAAGCTGAAAAAAGCGCTGGTGCGTTACCCTGAGTTACGAGAAGACCTTGATCTTATTGACTCATTACGCCGTCAGCGCCTTGAGCCAGTGGAATTACTTGAAGAAGTTCTTGCGCATTACAAGCCAAAACTCAAAACCATCTACCCCGACGACTACCCGCGTCGAGAACACGGTCTTGAGCAACTTGTACAGATTGCGTCAGGCTATTCTGACATCGAACTATTCTTATCTGACCTTTCATTAGAAGACCCGACCCAGAGACAGGAAGAAGAGGAACAGGATCTCATAACTCTTTCCACAATCCACTCTGCAAAAGGGTTGGAATGGGATGCAGTACTCATCATAGACTTAGTGGAAGACCGCTTCCCGTCACGCCATGCAGTTCAAAAGGCAGATGAATTCGAAGAAGAGCGACGCCTTATGTACGTTGCATGTACCCGTGCGCGTAAGTACCTAGGACTCTTTGTTCCTTCATCACTCTATGCACGCGGAACAGGCGGTAACGAACCGGCAATCCCAAGCCCGTTTGTACGCGATATCCCGGGTTCTCTTTACGAAGAATGGCGCGAAAACTACTCAGGCACAGTTACACAGACAGCGCGCCCCACAAGCACTCCGCCTCACCGCACCCCACAAAAGAACGGTGCAAAGACGTCGGCTCCATCAACAAGCGGGGCGGCTACCAGTTCAGTGAGCGGCGGCAAGCTCGGTCACTGCACACACAAGATTTTCGGTCGCGGAAAAATCATCCAGCATCTGCCACCAGACAAATACCGTGTTAATTTCCCAGGCTTCGGACTTAAAGTCATTATGGAAGCTTACTTAGTTATGGAAGACTAA
- a CDS encoding alkaline phosphatase family protein has protein sequence MASIEKNTNTTGKLVVLGLDGLPLSLAKRLAATGRFPSLARLTASATEMQAELPELSPVNWTSFYTAADPGEHGVYGFTRIHSHNYSMGLCNFEQPQHPTIFDRLAEHDIRSRSINLPNTYPARPINGMLISGFVAEELSQAVYPKFLLNMLGADYLLEADTTTGSTDPAFLLDQLRKTLAARKRAFSLLWKDGAWDLFIFVLTETDRLFHFLYDAVEETDHPWHKECLNLLEEWDVLIGEFLDAFDALPEPKRLISLADHGFTRLITEVDVNALLRQMELFKTHLPPEACSELDSQQISTNCKAFALDPGRIYIHATSRFGRGCVADTDVLSLEQHIIERLMAVTFNGQPVFKKIHKGRELYTGEMTQFAPNLVCEPVAGFDLKAKFNRREAFGFFGRTGTHTVQDTFFYDSQNAQPQRVRDVGTEILQHFHVTER, from the coding sequence ATGGCATCGATAGAAAAAAACACCAACACTACCGGCAAACTCGTTGTTCTCGGGTTAGACGGCCTTCCTCTTTCTTTGGCCAAACGTCTCGCAGCCACAGGACGCTTTCCTTCCTTAGCGCGCCTCACGGCAAGCGCTACAGAAATGCAGGCAGAGCTTCCGGAATTATCGCCCGTAAACTGGACAAGCTTTTACACGGCTGCTGACCCTGGAGAGCACGGCGTATACGGTTTCACACGAATTCATAGCCACAATTACTCCATGGGACTCTGCAACTTCGAGCAACCACAGCACCCAACCATCTTTGACAGACTTGCCGAACACGATATCCGTTCACGCAGCATCAATTTACCGAACACATACCCAGCCCGCCCTATCAACGGGATGCTTATTTCTGGATTTGTTGCGGAAGAACTGTCGCAAGCCGTCTACCCAAAATTTCTCCTTAACATGCTCGGCGCGGATTACCTGCTCGAAGCAGATACCACCACGGGCTCTACTGATCCGGCTTTTCTGCTCGACCAGCTGCGTAAAACACTGGCAGCAAGAAAACGAGCTTTTTCGCTCTTATGGAAAGACGGCGCGTGGGATTTATTCATATTTGTACTCACTGAAACAGACCGTCTCTTCCATTTTCTCTATGATGCAGTAGAAGAAACAGACCACCCGTGGCACAAAGAATGTCTGAACCTGCTGGAAGAATGGGATGTTCTAATAGGAGAATTTCTCGATGCCTTCGATGCACTGCCAGAGCCGAAGCGACTTATCTCCTTGGCAGACCATGGCTTTACACGGCTCATTACAGAAGTTGACGTAAACGCATTACTACGCCAAATGGAGCTGTTCAAAACGCATCTGCCACCAGAGGCATGCAGCGAGCTTGATTCGCAACAGATATCTACGAACTGCAAAGCATTTGCACTTGACCCGGGGCGTATTTACATCCACGCTACCAGTCGCTTTGGGCGCGGCTGCGTTGCTGATACAGATGTTCTTTCGCTAGAACAACACATCATAGAACGTCTTATGGCCGTAACGTTCAACGGTCAGCCTGTGTTCAAAAAAATCCATAAAGGGCGGGAACTTTATACCGGAGAAATGACGCAATTTGCGCCGAATCTCGTCTGCGAACCCGTCGCCGGATTTGATCTCAAGGCAAAATTTAACCGACGCGAAGCGTTCGGATTTTTTGGACGTACCGGAACACACACGGTGCAGGACACCTTTTTTTATGATAGCCAAAACGCACAGCCACAACGCGTGCGGGATGTAGGCACTGAAATTTTACAACATTTTCACGTTACTGAAAGGTAA